In the Pseudochaenichthys georgianus chromosome 1, fPseGeo1.2, whole genome shotgun sequence genome, one interval contains:
- the psmd12 gene encoding 26S proteasome non-ATPase regulatory subunit 12: MDTPKIIEDRSERSDGKIMKMEVDYSSTVDQRLPECEKMAKEGKLQEAIESLLSLEKQTRTASDMVSTSRILVAVVQMCHEAKDWDALNENIMLLTKRRSQLKGAVAKMVQECYKYVDTVTDQPIKLRLIDTLRTVTAGKIYVEIERARLTKTLANIKEKNGEVKEAAAILQELQVETYGSMEKKEKVEFILEQMRLCIAVKDYIRTQIISKKINTKFFQEEGNEESKLKYYDLMIQVDQHEGSYLSICKHYRAIYDTPCILADSSKWQQALKSVVLYVILAPYDNEQSDLVHRISEDKKLEEIPKYKDLLKQFTTMELMRWAALVEDYGKELREGSPDSPATDVFSTSEEGEKRWKDLKNRVVEHNIRIMAKYYTRITMKRMAGLLDLSIDESEEFLSSLVVNKTIYAKVDRLAGIINFQRPKDPNDLLNDWSHKLNSLMSLVNKTTHLIAKEEMIHNLQ, translated from the exons ATGGACACCCCGAAGATTATCGAGGACCGATCCGAAAGATCTGATGGGAAGATTATGAAGATGGAGGTTGACTACAGCTCAACTGTAGATCAGCGTCTCCCCGAATGCGAGAAAATGGCGAAA GAGGGCAAGCTGCAGGAGGCAATTGAGAGTTTGTTGTCACTGGAGAAGCAAACCAGAACG GCGTCAGACATGGTGTCCACCTCTAGAATCCTTGTGGCTGTGGTCCAGATGTGCCATGAAGCCAAGGACTGGGATGCCCTGAATGAAAACATCATGTTGCTCACAAAAAGGAGGAGTCAGCTGAAGGGG GCTGTTGCCAAGATGGTGCAAGAATGTTACAAGTACGTGGATACGGTGACCGATCAGCCCATCAAGCTGAGACTTATCGACACACTTCGCACCGTGACTGCCGGCAAG ATCTACGTAGAGATTGAGCGTGCCAGGCTGACGAAGACCTTGGCAAATATCAAGGAGAAGAACGGAGAGGTCAAAGAGGCAGCAGCCATTCTTCAGGAGCTGCAG GTCGAGACATATGGCTCGATGGAGAAAAAGGAGAAGGTGGAGTTTATCTTGGAACAGATGAGGCTTTGCATCGCTGTGAAGGATTACATTCGCACCCAGATCATCAGCAAGAAGATAAACACCAAATTCTTCCAAGAGGAGGGCAATGAG GAGTCCAAGCTGAAGTATTACGACCTGATGATTCAAGTTGACCAGCACGAGGGCTCCTACCTGTCTATCTGCAAACATTACCGGGCCATCTATGACACCCCCTGCATCTTGGCGGACAGCAGCAAGTGGCAACAG gCCCTAAAGAGTGTGGTGCTCTACGTGATTCTTGCTCCTTACGACAACGAGCAGTCAGACCTTGTGCACAGAATCAGTGAGGACAAGAAATTGGAAGAAATCCCTAAATACAA GGACCTTCTGAAACAGTTCACCACGATGGAGCTGATGCGCTGGGCTGCCCTGGTGGAGGATTATGGGAAGGAGCTGAGAGAGGGCTCACCTGACAGCCCCGCCACAGACGTCTTCTCTActtcagaagagggggagaaacgGTGGAAAGATCTGAAGAACAGAGTTGTGGAGCAT AATATCAGAATAATGGCCAAATATTACACCAGAATCACAATGAAGAGGATGGCTGGACTCCTCGACCTCTCTATTGAC GAATCCGAAGAGTTCCTCTCCAGCCTAGTTGTAAACAAGACCATCTATGCCAAGGTGGACCGGCTGGCAGGCATCATCAACTTCCAGAGGCCCAAAGACCCCAACGACCTGCTCAACGACTGGTCGCACAAACTCAACTCTCTCATGTCCCTTGTCAACAAGACCACGCATCTTATTGCCAAGGAGGAGATGATCCACAACCTGCAGTGA